The Armatimonadota bacterium DNA segment GATGACGACCTCGGCTCGCGCCAGTCGCGTGAAGAAGTTGTCGCCGACGTTGAGATCAATCATGCTCTCCAGAGTGCCCTGGGAGAACTCGGATTGGAGCTCGAGCGCCTCGGCCTCCTTTATGCGCGCTGCCAGTTCCATGCGGGCGGCTTCCTGTCTGGACCGCTCCACCTCGAGCTGCTGGCGGATCGCCCGCGACTGCGGGGAGACCTGCCGCTCCAGCTCGGAGCGGCGGATCTGGGTGTCAATCTGCGTGATCACGGCGTCGAGGCGCCGCACGGTATCCTCGAGCTCGCTCAGGTACTGCTTCTTGAAGATCTCTGTGACTATGGCCCTTACGACTACCGGTCGAACCACGGTTATCCCCATGCCGGCCTCCATCATCCCGTGTTGCGATTCTGCACGATCTCCACCATCACGCGCCGGCCATCGGGCAGGGCTGCGGCCCGGGCCAGGGTGCGAATCGCGCCCACGATGCGCCCGCGGCGGCCGATCACCTTGCCCAGATCTCCTACGGCCACTCGGATCTCTATGATCACAAGGCGGTCACGCTCCGTTGCCCGCACACCGACCGCCCCGGGGTCGTCCACCAACCCCCGGACCAGATACTCGACCAACGCCCGCAGATCAGCTCCTGGCATGGCGTTTCAGACCTCTCCCTACGCGCCGCCGGAGCGACCGGCCTCCCAGCGAGGGAGGATGCCGGTCTTCACCAGCAGCACGCGGGCCGCCCCCGAGGGCCGGGCGCCCCGGTCGAGCCACGAGCGCGCCTTCGTCTCGTCAATCTGTATCGTCGAGGGCTCGGTCCTGGGGTTGTAGTGCCCGAGCGCCTCCAGGTACCTGCCGCCCCTCGGGGCCTTTGAGTCGGCCACCACCACGCGGTACGACGGTTGGTGCTTGGCGCCTATTCGCATGAGTCGGATCTTCACGGCCATCGGTCTGCCTCCTTGAGTATGCGTTCCATGCTAGTCCACCGGCCCTCCCCTGGGGAGGAATGGACGCCTCCTGCTGTCCCGGCCGTGCTCGTCCGCGTGCCGCACGAGCCGGCGCACTTGCTCGAACTGCTTCAACAACCGGTTTACTTCCTGCACGGATACGCCGCTCCCCCGCGCGATGCGGCGGCGGCGGCTGCCGTCAATGACCGCCGGTGTGTCGCGCTCCTGCGGCGTCATGGACTGGATCATGGCCTCGACCCGACGCAGCTGCCCTTCGTCCACGGACGCGCCGGCCTCACGGATACGGGCGAAGCCCGGAATCATCTCGAGCAGTTGGTCGAGCGGCCCCATCTGGCGAACCTGGCGCAGTTGCTCCAGGAAGTCGGCGAAGGTGAACTGATGCCGCCGCAGCTTTCGCTCAAGCTCGGCGGCTGCCTCGGCCGAGACGGTCGCCTCCACCCGCTCGATCAGCGTAAGGACATCGCCCATCCCAAGGATGCGGGAGGCCATGCGGTCGGGGTGAAACCGCTCCAGCGCATCGGGCCGCTCTCCCACCCCCACGAACAGGATCGGCCTGCCGACCGTGGCCACGACCGAAAGCGCCGCTCCCCCGCGGGCATCGCCATCGAGTTTCGTGAGCACCACGCCGTCCAGCGGTATGCGCGCGCCGAACTGCTCGGCCATGCGCACCGCGTCCTGCCCGGCCATCGCGTCCAGCACCAGCAACGTCTCGTGCGGCGCCAGCGCCGAGTGCATCGCGGCGAGCTCGGCCATCAGCTCGTCGTCCACGTGCAGCCGGCCCGCCGAGTCCACGATGACCACGTCGTGTCCACCGGCAACGGCCGCCTCCACCGCGGCACGTGCCACGCTCACAGGGTCCTTTTCCCCGTGATGGGCAAACACGGGTACTTCCACCTGGTCTCCCACCACCTCGAGCTGCCGGATCGCGGCAGGCCGCTTCAGGTCCGTGGCCACCAGGAGGGGTGCGCGGCCCCGGCGCCGCAGGTAGCCGGCCAGCTTGCCGGCGGTCGTGGTCTTACCCACGCCGTGTAGACCGATCAGCAGGATGATCGTGGGAGGCGCTGATGCCAGGCGCAGATCGCGCGCCCCTCCTCCCAGGAGACGGATCAGCTCCTGGTGCACGATCTTGACCACCTGCTGGCCAGGGCTCAGGTGCTTCCACACCTCCTGCCCAACCGCCGCCGCGCGGATCGCCTCGACGAAGTCACGGGCGACGCGGAAGTTCACGTCGGCCTCAAGCAGGGCCATCCGCACCTCCCGTAATGCCGCGTCAACGTCCTGGAGGTTCAACACCCCGCGGCCGGCGATCTTGCGGACGATCTCCCCCAATCTTGACTGCAGCGCCTCAAACACCGACGGTTACCTTCTCGTTCGCATCGTGCTCGCGCCGGGCCTCGTAGACGCGATATCCCTCGGCCGCCCGCACCTGGCGTGCCTCGCCGAACCGCCCGGCCACAAGACTTGCCAGCGTCTTGGCTCCCTGTGCTGTGCGCACGACCATGTAGAGCCGGCCACCAGGCCTCAGCACCCGCCACGCCCCTTCAATGAACTGGGTCACGACCCGGCGCCCGGCCCGTATGGGCGGATTGGTGAGCACCAGGTCAACGGAACCGTCCCTGAACGGGGCGGCGCCGTCGCCTACCAGCACGCAGACGTTGGTCAGCCCGTGCGCCGCGGCGTTGGCGTGTGCCAGCCGCGCGGCGCGCCTGTTGAGATCCACCAGCCACGCGCGGCCGCGCGTTGCAAGCGCGGCCGCCACCAGACCGATCGCCCCGTAGCCGCATCCCAGGTCCAGGATGCGATCACCGCGGCGGACCTCCATTGCCTCTATCAGCAGGCGTGTCCCGGCGTCGAAGCGGCGGTGCGCGAAGACACCTGAAACCGACCGGAAGACCCAGGCCCGGCCGCGCAGTTCCACCCTCTGCTCCCGCGTCCTCGGCACCGAACGCGGCACGCTCGTGGAGTAGTGATCCTGCCGCGCCGCGAGCCCCAGAGCCCCTTCCAACCGTTCCATCGCCACCAGCGCCCTGCGCAGGCCGTCGTGGATTGCCTGCCGCGTCACGCTCATCTCCGCGGCGATCTCGCCTAGCGAGAGGTCGTCCTGGTAGTAGCGGCGCAGGAGGTGCTGCTGCTGCGCGGTCAGCAGCGCCCCGTATGCGTCGAACATCCGGTTGGCCCGGTCGCGGTCGGCGAGTGCGCGCTCCATGTGGCTCCACCTGTCAAGGCAAACCCCTTGACAGCCCACCTACGATAGCGCAGGGGCGGGCGCGCCGTCAAGGACTGAGGGGCCTGCGCGTGGAGGGACCTACGCTGCCAGGAGCGCGTCAACAAAGGCGGCGGGATCGAACGGCACGAGATCCTCCAGACCCTCCCCGGTGCCGACGAAGGCGATCGGGACGCCCAGGTCCCGGGTGACGGCCACGGCGATCCCGCCCTTCGCGGTCCCGTCGAGCTTGGCGAGAACGACACCGGTCAGGCCCACCGCCTCGTGGAAGCGGCGCGCCTGGGCCAGGCCGTTCTGGCCCGTGCCGGCGTCCAGAACCAGCAGGCGCTCGACCGGCGATCCGGGCAGCGCGCGTGCCACCACCCGGTCCATCTTCTTGAGCTCCTCCATGAGGTTGACCTTGGTGTGCAGCCGGCCGGCGGTGTCCACGATGAGCACATCCGCACTCCTCGCCATCGCTGCCTGGGCGGCATCGAAGACCACGGCGGCCGGGTCTGCTCCTGCCTTATGCCGGATGACCGGAACACCCACCCTCTCGCCCCACAGTTCGAGCTGCTCGATGGCCGCGGCACGGAAGGTGTCTGCCGCCGCCATCATGACGCGGCGGTCTTCCTGGCGCATCCTGAAGGCAAGCTTGCCGATCGTCGTGGTCTTGCCCGAACCGTTCACGCCCAGAACCAACACCACAGCCGGAGGCGGATCGAGGCGCAACGAACCAGGCGTGCCCAGCAGGTCGCGCAGAACCGTTCCAAGCGCGGCGCGGACCGCCTCGGCGGTGCGGGCCCCAGGTTCGCGGCGCAGCCGCTCCACGACCTCGGCACTCAGAGCAGCGCCCACGTCAGCCTGAATGAGCACCTCCTCCAGGCCGGCGAAGAACGCGTCGTCAAGGGGTGCCAGCAGGAGGGCATCGAGACGCGAGGAGATCGCCTCGCGCGTGCGCCCAAGCGAGGTGCGCAGCCGGGCAATCCAGCCAGGGGTCTCGGACGACACGGCCGCCTACTCGCC contains these protein-coding regions:
- a CDS encoding KH domain-containing protein encodes the protein MPGADLRALVEYLVRGLVDDPGAVGVRATERDRLVIIEIRVAVGDLGKVIGRRGRIVGAIRTLARAAALPDGRRVMVEIVQNRNTG
- the rpsP gene encoding 30S ribosomal protein S16 — its product is MAVKIRLMRIGAKHQPSYRVVVADSKAPRGGRYLEALGHYNPRTEPSTIQIDETKARSWLDRGARPSGAARVLLVKTGILPRWEAGRSGGA
- a CDS encoding signal recognition particle protein; translated protein: MFEALQSRLGEIVRKIAGRGVLNLQDVDAALREVRMALLEADVNFRVARDFVEAIRAAAVGQEVWKHLSPGQQVVKIVHQELIRLLGGGARDLRLASAPPTIILLIGLHGVGKTTTAGKLAGYLRRRGRAPLLVATDLKRPAAIRQLEVVGDQVEVPVFAHHGEKDPVSVARAAVEAAVAGGHDVVIVDSAGRLHVDDELMAELAAMHSALAPHETLLVLDAMAGQDAVRMAEQFGARIPLDGVVLTKLDGDARGGAALSVVATVGRPILFVGVGERPDALERFHPDRMASRILGMGDVLTLIERVEATVSAEAAAELERKLRRHQFTFADFLEQLRQVRQMGPLDQLLEMIPGFARIREAGASVDEGQLRRVEAMIQSMTPQERDTPAVIDGSRRRRIARGSGVSVQEVNRLLKQFEQVRRLVRHADEHGRDSRRRPFLPRGGPVD
- a CDS encoding methyltransferase, whose protein sequence is MERALADRDRANRMFDAYGALLTAQQQHLLRRYYQDDLSLGEIAAEMSVTRQAIHDGLRRALVAMERLEGALGLAARQDHYSTSVPRSVPRTREQRVELRGRAWVFRSVSGVFAHRRFDAGTRLLIEAMEVRRGDRILDLGCGYGAIGLVAAALATRGRAWLVDLNRRAARLAHANAAAHGLTNVCVLVGDGAAPFRDGSVDLVLTNPPIRAGRRVVTQFIEGAWRVLRPGGRLYMVVRTAQGAKTLASLVAGRFGEARQVRAAEGYRVYEARREHDANEKVTVGV
- the ftsY gene encoding signal recognition particle-docking protein FtsY encodes the protein MSSETPGWIARLRTSLGRTREAISSRLDALLLAPLDDAFFAGLEEVLIQADVGAALSAEVVERLRREPGARTAEAVRAALGTVLRDLLGTPGSLRLDPPPAVVLVLGVNGSGKTTTIGKLAFRMRQEDRRVMMAAADTFRAAAIEQLELWGERVGVPVIRHKAGADPAAVVFDAAQAAMARSADVLIVDTAGRLHTKVNLMEELKKMDRVVARALPGSPVERLLVLDAGTGQNGLAQARRFHEAVGLTGVVLAKLDGTAKGGIAVAVTRDLGVPIAFVGTGEGLEDLVPFDPAAFVDALLAA